A single window of Vigna unguiculata cultivar IT97K-499-35 chromosome 1, ASM411807v1, whole genome shotgun sequence DNA harbors:
- the LOC114175813 gene encoding uncharacterized protein At5g39865, whose product MGCVSSKLVKKELKQEEQVTVTNGGGYLNHVVSLTSSTYGALMLDKEKPTDEDSKTAKTSPPRNREEPEVINAWELMEGLEEGVPIANHPKKSPKSTPFLRGFLATDAKTPLKFLNQFGSPKSLKKFTGKENKAQQGQANGGVRRLDYNVSPKGILKPSNFSSPLKGSPIRPRRNSFSSDTKRRSPSPLFDPELLASYEKELNEEEEQIKRMVWATPKTRRVRKSLDAQTFVNTFEEKCPPKGENCVVIYTTTLRGIRKTFEECNKVRAIVESYCVHVIERDVSMDSGFKEELRKLMATKQVKVPVVFVKGRLVGGAEEVVKLEEEGKLSVLFEGIPPKMMGDCEGCGGVRFVMCVECNGSCKVLDEDCKKNVRCGQCNENGLVQCPLCR is encoded by the coding sequence ATGGGCTGCGTCTCTTCCAAACTCGTGAAGAAAGAACTCAAGCAAGAAGAACAAGTCACTGTCACCAATGGCGGCGGTTACTTGAATCACGTTGTTTCCCTCACTTCCTCCACCTATGGAGCACTCATGTTGGACAAGGAGAAGCCCACAGATGAAGATTCCAAAACCGCCAAAACATCTCCTCCAAGAAATCGCGAAGAACCCGAAGTGATCAACGCTTGGGAACTCATGGAGGGTCTCGAAGAGGGAGTACCCATTGCAAATCACCCAAAGAAAAGCCCCAAGTCCACACCTTTCCTTCGTGGGTTCCTCGCTACTGACGCCAAAACCCCATTGAAGTTTCTAAACCAATTTGGGTCACCCAAGAGTCTTAAGAAGTTTACAGGGAAGGAAAACAAGGCTCAACAAGGTCAAGCCAATGGCGGTGTGAGACGCTTGGATTACAATGTTAGTCCAAAGGGGATTCTCAAACCCTCTAATTTTTCTTCTCCCTTAAAAGGGTCTCCGATACGTCCTCGGAGAAACAGTTTCAGCAGTGACACGAAGAGGAGGAGTCCTAGCCCTCTGTTTGACCCGGAGCTTCTCGCCTCATACGAAAAAGAACTCAACGAAGAGGAAGAACAGATCAAGAGAATGGTGTGGGCCACCCCCAAAACCCGAAGAGTCAGAAAATCTTTGGACGCACAAACTTTTGTTAACACCTTTGAGGAAAAGTGTCCTCCCAAAGGGGAAAACTGCGTGGTCATTTACACCACCACTCTGCGAGGGATCAGAAAGACGTTTGAGGAATGCAATAAGGTAAGGGCCATTGTTGAGTCCTACTGCGTGCACGTGATCGAGCGAGACGTGTCGATGGATTCGGGGTTCAAGGAGGAGTTGCGGAAGCTGATGGCGACGAAGCAAGTGAAGGTTCCGGTGGTGTTTGTGAAGGGAAGGTTGGTCGGGGGAGCTGAGGAAGTTGTGAAGCTGGAAGAAGAGGGGAAGTTGAGTGTTCTCTTTGAGGGGATTCCTCCGAAGATGATGGGTGATTGTGAAGGGTGTGGTGGAGTGAGGTTTGTGATGTGTGTGGAGTGTAATGGGagttgtaaggttttggatgaggATTGCAAGAAGAATGTGAGGTGTGGTCAGTGCAATGAGAATGGACTGGTTCAATGCCCTTTGTGTCGTTAA
- the LOC114163936 gene encoding uncharacterized protein LOC114163936, whose product MLQVETLVSACAGGSSDRKIACETLAGDHTTDPPEPHPDSPPESFWLSRDEEYDWWDRNAVYERKESTKANSNSTNLNLNINPGTSSNNNSQRFSLSLKSKASTIIGLPKPQKTSFVDAKNRRNHKPGNTRLFPKRSVSVGKSESGFVEPSSPKVSCMGRVRSKLDRNRKLVCPRKDSQGTHTKEKPNRNGKKHGFFESFRAIFRSGRKEKPDRKPDDANVVTKSAAVNLKARDSTSSVNDASFEDSVTMSRNSVSESEPPGLGGMMRFASGRRSESWGVGDSEGHVPR is encoded by the coding sequence ATGCTACAGGTGGAAACACTGGTTTCAGCGTGCGCCGGCGGATCCAGCGATCGGAAAATCGCGTGCGAGACTCTCGCCGGCGACCACACCACGGATCCACCGGAGCCCCACCCGGATTCGCCGCCGGAGTCCTTCTGGCTCTCCAGGGACGAGGAATACGACTGGTGGGACCGCAACGCCGTCTACGAGCGCAAGGAATCGACCAAGGCCAATTCAAATTCCACCAACCTCAACCTCAACATCAACCCTGGCACGAGCTCTAACAACAACTCCCAGCGCTTCTCTCTCAGTTTGAAGTCCAAGGCTTCCACCATCATTGGCTTGCCTAAGCCTCAGAAAACCTCCTTCGTCGACGCCAAGAACCGCCGCAACCACAAACCTGGCAACACCAGGTTGTTCCCGAAACGCAGCGTTTCCGTCGGAAAGTCGGAGTCCGGGTTCGTGGAACCGTCATCGCCGAAAGTCTCGTGCATGGGAAGAGTCAGATCCAAGCTCGATCGAAATCGCAAGCTGGTATGTCCCCGAAAGGATTCCCAGGGTACGCATACAAAAGAGAAACCAAACAGAAACGGAAAGAAACACGGTTTCTTCGAGAGCTTTCGCGCGATTTTCCGGTCCGGTCGAAAGGAAAAGCCGGACCGGAAACCCGATGATGCTAATGTCGTGACGAAGAGCGCTGCGGTTAATTTGAAAGCGCGAGACAGCACGTCGAGCGTGAACGACGCGTCGTTCGAGGACTCAGTCACGATGTCGCGGAACAGCGTGTCGGAGAGCGAACCGCCCGGTTTGGGTGGCATGATGCGGTTCGCGTCTGGGAGGAGGTCTGAGTCGTGGGGAGTAGGTGATTCCGAAGGCCACGTGCCGCGATAG
- the LOC114185491 gene encoding F-box/kelch-repeat protein At1g57790-like, which yields MSGKRKRKLKLLSDTITDNRRSVDEVKSEHLELQSWADLPAELLELILSRLILADNIRASSVCKRWHSVASDVRVVSQSPWLMYFPKFGDCYEFYDPVQRKTYTLELPELNGSRVCYTKDGWLLLYRPRTHRVFFFNPFTRELIKLPRFEMTYQIVAFSCAPTSPDCVLFTVKHVSPTIVAISTCYPGATEWTTINHPNRLPFVSSIWNKLVFCNGLFYCLSLTGWLGVFDPVECIWSVLAVPPPKCPENFFAKNWWKGKFMTEHGGDILVIYTCCSENPIIFKLDQTLMKWEEMRTLDGVTLFASFLSSHSRTDLIGVMRNNVYFSKVRFYGKRCISFSLDDYRYYPRKQCHDWGEQDPFENIWIEPPKDFSACM from the exons ATGTCGgggaagagaaagaggaagtTGAAATT GCTAAGCGACACAATCACGGACAATAGAAGATCAGTTGATGAGGTGAAAAGTGAACACCTGGAGCTCCAATCCTGGGCTGATCTCCCTGCTGAACTCTTAGAACTAATCTTGTCCCGATTGATCCTTGCTGATAATATCCGTGCTTCTTCTGTATGCAAGAGATGGCATTCTGTTGCTAGTGATGTCCGTGTAGTAAGCCAATCACCATGGCTTATGTATTTTCCAAAATTTGGTGACTGTTATGAATTCTATGATCCTGTGCAGCGCAAGACCTACACCCTTGAGTTGCCAGAGTTGAATGGATCCAGAGTTTGTTATACAAAAGATGGTTGGTTATTGCTATACCGGCCCCGAACTCACCGTGTGTTCTTCTTTAATCCCTTTACTCGGGAGCTGATAAAACTGCCAAGATTTGAGATGACATACCAGATTGTTGCCTTCTCTTGTGCTCCGACATCACCTGACTGTGTTCTGTTTACTGTTAAGCATGTTAGTCCTACTATTGTGGCTATTAGCACTTGTTATCCTGGGGCGACAGAATGGACCACTATTAATCACCCAAATCGCTTGCCCTTTGTCAGTAGCATTTGGAATAAGCTTGTGTTTTGTAATGggttattttattgtttgagCCTCACAGGTTGGCTTGGTGTGTTTGACCCGGTTGAATGTATTTGGAGTGTTCTAGCAGTACCTCCACCTAAATGCCCAGAGAATTTTTTCGCCAAAAACTGGTGGAAGGGGAAATTTATGACAGAGCACGGAGGAGATATATTAGTAATCTATACATGCTGTAGTGAGAACCCCATTATTTTCAAGTTAGATCAGACATTAATGAAATGGGAAGAGATGAGAACTCTAGATGGAGTAACTCTTTTTGCTAGTTTTTTGTCTTCTCATTCCAGGACCGACCTCATTGGAGTAATGAGGAACAATGTCTACTTCTCTAAAGTTCGTTTCTATGGGAAGCGTTGCATATCATTCTCTCTTGATGACTATAGATACTATCCCCGTAAACAGTGTCATGACTGGGGAGAACAAGATCCTTTTGAGAACATCTGGATTGAACCACCAAAGGACTTTTCTGCTTGCATGTGA
- the LOC114193697 gene encoding heterogeneous nuclear ribonucleoprotein Q, with protein sequence MQKMPGTGHRDVLVKNPESPEGNSEPEKPTDSDEQVDFDGDNDQEETMEEEEVEYEEVEEEEEVEVEEEEEEEEEEEGEEEEEIKPSDVEDETGVEDTEDEKKKHAELLALPPHGSEVYIGGIPPKVSEEDLNGFCQSVGEVSEVRIMKGKESGEAKGYAFVTFKTKELASKAIKELNNTELKGKKIKCSTSQAKHRLFIGNVPRNWTEENMEKVVSEIGPGIISVELLKDPQISGRNRGFAFIEYYNNACAEYSRQKMSNSNFKLGSNAPTVSWADPRNYESSANSQVKALYVKNLPGNITQDRLKELFEHHGKITKVVVPSAKAGQEKSRYGFVHFAERSSAMKALKNTEKYEIDGQTLECSLAKPQADQKSSGAANQQKSALLPTYPPHLGYGMIGGAIGAGYGAAGFAQPLMYGPGPTPPGMTMMPMLLPDGRIGYVLQQPGFQQHAPMLESQHRKRGGGSSSGKRSNDNNRNSGGGRYHPY encoded by the exons ATGCAAAAAATGCCTGGGACAGGGCATAGAGATGTATTGGTCAAAAATCCAGAGTCACCAGAGGGGAACAGTGAGCCTGAGAAACCTACAGATTCTGATGAGCAAGTAGACTTTGATGGGGACAATGATCAAGAGGAGAcaatggaggaagaagaagttGAGTACGAAGAGGtagaggaggaggaagaagtagaagtggaagaagaagaggaggaggaggaggaagaggaaggggaggaggaagaagagatTAAGCCTTCAGATGTTGAAGATGAGACAGGAGTGGAAGACACTGAAGATGAGAAAAAGAAACATGCTGAGCTTCTTGCACTTCCACCTCATGGGTCCGAGGTTTACATTGGGGGCATTCCTCCAAAAGTTTCTGAAGAAGATTTGAACGGATTTTGTCAATCTGTGGGAGAAGTTTCAGAG GTTAGGATAATGAAGGGCAAAGAATCAGGTGAAGCAAAAGGTTATGCTTTTGTGACCTTCAAGACAAAGGAATTGGCATCTAAGGCTATTAAGGAGCTGAACAACACTGAACTTAAG ggaaaaaaaataaagtgctCAACATCTCAAGCTAAGCACAGGTTGTTCATTGGTAATGTTCCCAGAAATTGGACTGAAGAAAATATGGAGAAAGTTGTTTCAGAGATTGGCCCTGGAATCATTTCTGTGGAACTATTGAAG GACCCACAGATTTCTGGCCGTAACCGGGGATTTGCTTTTATTGAGTATTACAACAATGCTTGTGCAGAATATTCAAGGCAGAAAATGTCAAACTCAAACTTTAAACTTGGCAGTAATGCTCCAACAGTTAGCTGGGCCGATCCAAGGAATTATGAATCATCTGCAAACTCTCAG GTAAAAGCATTGTATGTAAAGAATCTTCCAGGAAACATTACTCAGGATCGTCTTAAGGAGCTGTTTGAACATCATGGAAAAATCACAAAAGTGGTTGTCCCTTCTGCTAAAGCTGGCCAAGAAAAGAGCAGATATGGTTTTGTTCACTTTGCTGAAAGGTCAAGTGCCATGAAGGCATTAAAGAACACAGAGAAATATGAAATTGATG GACAAACATTGGAGTGTTCACTAGCAAAGCCACAAGCAGATCAGAAGTCATCTGGGGCAGCAAATCAACAGAAGTCAGCCTTACTTCCCACTTATCCACCTCATCTTGGTTATGGTATGATTGGTGGTGCTATAGGTGCAGGATATGGTGCTGCTGGCTTTGCGCAA CCACTGATGTATGGTCCTGGACCAACCCCTCCTGGCATGACAATGATGCCGATGCTTTTACCAGATGGAAGGATTGGATATGTATT GCAACAACCAGGGTTTCAACAGCATGCTCCGATGCTGGAATCCCAACATAGGAAGAGGGGCGGCGGTAGCTCAAGTGGGAAACGCAGTAATGATAATAACCGCAATAGTGGCGGTGGCCGATATCATCCCTATTAA
- the LOC114180226 gene encoding replication protein A 14 kDa subunit B: MDMSNPAAFVNAELLHFYVGRRVRTLMQVVRSDGGVVIGKSTDEKQLVVKGLPPAPLTTFVEVFGIVNSDKSIAAEIWTNFGDSIDMISYNKLCQLANGELKYLFL, from the exons ATGGATATGTCAAATCCTGCGGCCTTTGTCAATGCAGAACTACTGCACTTTTATGTTGGAAGGAGGGTAAGGACCCTGATGCAGGTTGTGCGATCTGATGGTGGAGTTGTCATTGGAAAATCAACAGATGAGAAACAGCTAGTAGTAAAAGGACTTCCCCCTGCTCCTCTTACAACTTTTGTAGAAGTTTTTGGTATTGTTAACAGTGATAAGTCCATTGCTGCTGAGATATGGACCAATTTTGGTGATTCCATTG ATATGATCAGCTACAATAAGCTTTGTCAGCTTGCAAATGGAGAACTTAAATACCTGTTCCTGTGA